A region of the Anolis carolinensis isolate JA03-04 chromosome 1, rAnoCar3.1.pri, whole genome shotgun sequence genome:
tgtctgtttgaggaaagtgaatgctgcaattaatcacagtGATTAGCGTTgaagccctggctgattcctgcctgtgggaatcttttattgggaggtgttagctggccctgattgagacatgtctggaattcccattttcagagtgttcttctttatttactgtcctgattttagggtttttaaaatactgatagccagattttgttcattttcagggtttcctcctttttgttgaaattgtccacatgcttgtggattccaatgtcttctctgtgtagtctgacatggtggttgttggagtggtccagcatttctgtgttttcaaataatatactgtgtccaggttggttcatcaggtgctctgttatggctgacttgTCTGGATAAGTTAGTCTGaagtgcctttcctgttccttgatttgtgtttgtgtgatgctgtgtttggtggtccctacggAGACTTGTCCacggctgcatggtatccggtagactcctgcagaagtgaggggatctctcttgtccttggctgcgcgtagcatttgttggatttctttagtgggcctgtagatagtttgcaggttgtgtttcttcatcagcttccctatgtggtcagtggttcccttggtgTATGGTAAGAAGAacacttgttcttggccttgcagctcagaGAGTCCAAGCCATGAGAGTAATCCACCCTTGCCtagacaacctctgagaatgcctgccacagatgtgggcgaaacgtctggagagaatgcttctggaacagggccatacagctcggaaaactcacacaGCCCAGTGATcagggccatgaaagccttcgacaacactttgctgttgttgttgttgtcacctcGGAGAACAACATCCGGCGATCGCGTTTCAACCCCgctgcctccttccctccccttcgGGTTGCCAAGGCCTTTCTTCTACAAACAGTCCGCGAAAAACATGGCGGTTaaaggtgaatctacactgtgcaactgatgcagtttgataccgcttgaattgccctggctcaatgctatgagatcctgagagttgtagttgtggtgaggcagcagccctctttggcaaagaaggataATACTATGATTCCGTAGCAtgaatggagccatggcagctcaagcggtgccaaactgcattaatgctacaatgTGGATGGATCTCAAAGGATGCcgcttcttcctttctctccccctcccctcccttttctCTCATTGTTTATTCTGTGGGGTCCCTTCCCTACCTCACCACTCGCGGAGGCTGCGTCCGGAATGGACCATGGCCGCCGATCCTCCTCCTGATCCTACTCCCCGGCTCGATCTCTCCCTCCAGAAGCTCCGCCGGCGGCTgtcaagggaaggaaaagaaggcagGCAGGCGGCCCGAGGAGGAGAAGGCAGACCTGGGCTGACTGACAGGGGCTTTGCAGCCAATGGAACGCGCCACCCTATTGTGACGCAACAACACCACAACCCTCGCACTCTGAACTGGTGACGTAAGGCAGAAAGCCACCGCGAATACACAGCTGGGTCGAGAGGCGAGTGGAATTCTCTGGACCGGGTGGGCGGAGTCAAAGAGAGTGATTGGCAACGCGGGGAAAGTGCACGCGCCTCGCTAGGTCCCGCCCCCTCCCTCGGGCGCGCGCACCCAGCCTGCTTTGGTGCCAGCATTTCTGCCTCCTTTGGGGTGCAGCTTGACTACAGAATGAACGCAGCTTGacgctttaactgctatgaatcAGAAttcaagagacctcatgggccatctagtccaaccccctgccaagaagcaggaaatcgcattcaaagcactcccgacagatggccatccagcctttgtttaaaagcctccaaagaaggggcctccaccacactcgggaggcagagagttccactgctaaacagctctctctcacagtgaggaagctcttcctaatgttcaggtggaatctcctttcctgtagtttgaagccattgttccgcgtcctagtctccaggacagcagaaaacaagcttgcttcctcctccctatgacttcccctcacatatttatacatggccctcatcatttatttattaattaatttatttacagtatttatattccgcccttctcaccctgaaggggactcagggcagatcacattgcacatgtaaggcaaacattcagtgccataacatagaacagagacagagacagacgcaggcaccggcgggcctcgaactcatgacctcttggtcagagtgatttgttgcagctggctgctaaccagcctgcgccacagcccagcctgtctcctctcatgtctcctctcagccttctcttctgcaggctaaacatgtccaactctttaagccgctcctcatagggcttgttctccaggcccttgatcattttagttgccctcctctggacacattccagcttgtcaacatctcccttcaattgcagtgcccagaattggacatcgtgtgattccaggtgtggactgaccaaggcagaagagagggggagcatgaccttcctagatctagaccaggggtcctcaaactttttaagccgagggccggtccacaatccttcagactgttgaggggccggattataatttgaaaaaaaaaaatacaaacaaattccgatgcacactgcacatgtcttatttgtagtgcaaaaacaacaacaacaatgaaagaacaatacaatattgaaaaataaaaacaattttaaccaacatacatttatcaggatttcaatgggaagtgtggtcctgcttctggccaatgagatagtcacgttaattagggtggttgttgttgttgttgttgtgtgccttctagtcatttcagactttgggcgagcctaagtctaaaatttatttatttatttgttatttatttactgcatttatttactacatttgtatcacacccttctcaccccaaaggggactcagagcagctgtatgtacatacaatatattatattattagcatcgcacaatattaacattatatattactatattgaactataccactatactgtaatattattagtaatattatatgtaatatagaatatataattaatattattatatggtactattattagtgttatattgtattacattataatattattatcaatattatatgtatatacaatatattatattataaaactgagggtgggggccagttaaatgaccttggaccttagtttggggacccctgatctagacactagactcctatttatgcaggtgaACATCCCATTGtcttttatcaaaaaaagagatcagcttagtctggcatgacttggttTTGATAAATCCATAACTGCATTCGTTTTAAGTGTTTACAGACCATTTCCTTAATGATCTATGCCTTAATACTATGtcgtttggtgaagcactggTATTATTCGAAAAAGAAAACTagaggccttgtgaaactacaactcccaggattccatagcattgagccatgacagttaaaagtagtatcaaactgcattaattttatggtgtagagctgcactttcggtgtgtcTTTTTCTGTGTGTGGTTTCCTAATTGCATTTCCAGTATGAGAATCAGCATGAAGGAAATCcatttaaactgtagaattaatgcagtgtggccCTACTTTATCTGCCCTGGCTCAGtggtatgggatcatgggagttgtagtttcacaaagtgtTTTGCCACCTTTGCCAAAGAGGGATGGCATTTTGCCAAACTAcagatccaaggattccatagcatcagagccggccctaggtatttttcaagtgtaggcaaacagaattttggcgcccccccccccccccaaaccaattactgaaaaataaaagtgttggataagcgaaaatgtttgataataaggagggataaaggaaaagcctattaaacatcaaattacattaagattttacaaattaagcactaaagcatcatgtttaacaacaaatcaacagaaaaagtagttcaataccttgcagaggcaggccgcaggagacaggagttgcctcgatggtgcccccaacaagatggcgccacaggcaactgcctagttggcctggtggttgaaccgcctctgcatagcattgagcatggCAGCTCAAGGTATGTCAAACCGCATGCACACTGAGTCCAACACGCAAACCAATATACCACGCTGGCTGTTTCAGATCAAAGATACTTTCGACCATCTCCACATTGGCTTGAAACCCTTACACGCCTTGTTTTACAAAACTTGACagtgtgaaagaaaaaaaatgagtgaGATGAGTAATTGACAGCAGCTATATCCGAACAATTTGGATGACAAGATGCCAGAATGTTATCTGTTCTTGGAAAGCATTGGGCGGGAGCAGCTACGCCATGACAATGCATTAATGGCAGGCAGGAGAGCCTGGAATGGCCCGATGCAGTGAGTCAGCAATTTGGGAGGCAAGGCTGTTTATCAAGTCTTTGGGACTCCAAAGATGtctgtgggtgcatctatactgtaatattaatacagtttgacaccactttcacagcCATTGTTATTGAGGACCCCAGACCCCTCACCCCAATAAAAGATACACATAATGTGGACCCCGTGATCTGTAGTTCTCCCAAGGATGGAGGCCATAATGAATTGAGAATTCGGGACCCCCAGGACCAGCAGCAACCCACTGATCATGACCCCCAGAACCCCACACTCCCATCTCAGCTCCCACTGCGCAGCAAATTGTCTTCCCCCTTTCTGCCAGGAAGCCAGCCAGCAGCCACAGCCACATAGTAGCCAAAACACCTCCATTTCCCAGCCCCTTTGTATCTCCTTCGTTTCTTCCCTAGTTAGTTACTAAGTATCTcccctcaggagagaatgcttctgggacatggccatacagcccagaaacttacagcaacccagtgattctgatcatgaaagccttcgacaacatagccCCCTTcacttctctccttcttttccttcttttatttatttcctgtgcACTGTTTCTTAAAATAACCAGTTTGGCTGAGAATGCCAATTATAtataaaccaaacatttactgataataaatcagtatttgcaaggcttgctaaacaggttgattttccctttttatgaagtacagatgaagcatttatttatttccatctctaccccgcccttctcacccgaggggtctcagggtggcttacaaactggcaattttctgcagagtccactgtaaacactgcatgttgttgctaccctgtttcccctaaaataagacatccccagaaaataagaactagtagaggttttgctgaattgctaaatataaggcctcccccaaaagtaagacctagcaaagtttttgtttggaagcatgcccgccgaacagaacaccagagcatgcaggatcggtaaatgtatgtaccataaagtgttgtacatggaaataatggcagtaacaagaaattcttgataggattcacagttcgtctggtttgtgatgacaactactgtacagtatataataaatgttcgttttttttgttcaacaataattgtgaattcttcttcatggaaaaataagacctcccctgaaaataagacctagagcatctttgggagcaaaaattaatataagacactgtcttatttttggggaaacacggtaatagatttgtgtaaatgaatGGAACTCTGAaatcttttattgttgccaatttttgtgacctCAACAACGAGCTAAGGGGAATCCATTTGGGATTGggagccacagtttaagaagcggtGTTCTAGCGAGTATGCACAGAAGCAATACACTTGTGGTATGTGTATGGACGTCTTCTGAGAGCTAACCCTTATATTTAAGCAAATGAAAGTAGGCATTTGTGAGGTGCTGGAAGCAGCAGAGATGCACCTTTGCTGTCATGTCATTAGCTTTGTTGTAAGTCTTGTCCCCAAGGCAGGGCTTAACTGACTTTAAAGGGTGGATTTGCCAGAATTCAGCTCCAAGTAGGCATAGTCCAGCTGAATACATTGCTCATCCCTGAGACAGTAATCTGCACTAATTGCTGTTCAAGTTAGAATAGTGTTGAAAACCCATTAATTGCATCTTGGCCTATTACCTTTATTCCAGGGCACAGTAGAGAATAAATCCTAACTGCCAACTGGTTCAACAGGTTGACGTTTTTGCCCCAGAGTCAGCAGCCTGGCTAGAAAGGGATGGCATGTATAAAGCACTGAATCATCATTGCAACTCGTTTTTAGGCATGTGCTGCTGCCCAATAACTGTTTGGCACATTGGGTCTGACTCAAGAAAAGTCTGCCTGGCATGGGAGACTCTACCATCATCACATCCTTTTGCTCCACAGAAGCGTGCAGTCCTATCACTGCTTTGGAAAGGCAGTGCCATTGATGGGCTGGCTGTCTGACCTCTTTGTATATGATTGGACTCCCTTGCACAGGAATTCATCTCAAACTGTCAACTCAGATACAGTCAAAGCAGCTTTCAAGGCTGTTTTTCTGATCACTGACCCACCAGGGACCcaatattgcttttttttttttttttggccaaaacGTTTAGGAGAATTGCTTCTCCTGGAAGCCACCAGGAACAGCAAGTAACCTTTTAATTATGCAGTACCCACTGGcactgtttaacattttaaaatagcattttctccCAAAACATAATTTGTCTTCCTCCCAtgaggttttttctttctttctttgtcaatGTGTGGAGAAAAAATGGCAGCACATTTTGTTGAGTCTTAGTGGTCCTATGCATAACAGGATAATTCTTCACATTTTAACAATTCATGTGAAAGAGAATATCAACAATTTCCTTATTGAATTTCCCATTTCTACACAATTTAAGAGGTAGGGTGCCTGTCTTTATTTACATCCAGTAACCTCACTTGTTGTTTGACTGGCCTGATTAGGGAGAGAAACGTTGGGTAGGTAAGCTACCTCTATTTAAGAAATTACACTATATGGGCTTTGGGGCCTGCACATGTCATGTTATTCATATAAATATGAGTGAAGAATGGGGAATGAGCAGCTGATATTGGACTGTAGTTCCCATGATCCTTCATGATTAACTAGGCTGATTGTGGTGGCTGGGAGTTGCACTCTagcaacacctggaggactacatGTTCTTCACTCCTTCTCTGAACAGTGTCTCCAGTCATAATAAACACAATGGTTTCTAACTTTCTTACTTTCTGGAAAGGCGTTCCTTCTCTTTGTATGTGTGTGGAGTGGAAAACCCTAAAGACAGTTCCAACTAGTATACGGTCCCTACTGCTTCATCACCTCTACTCTCTCCCGATTTGACATCCTTCCCCAGCCAAAGCCTCCAAATATCTGCACCCAGAAAAGCCAAGCTCTTGGCATCTTGGTCCACTATATCCATTAAGTGCACATGTCCTGTCCCAGCACTTGGAGAATTAGTGCATCTCCCAATACCAAAGCAAAGCTTCCCCTCAAAATAATGCAACTGTGGAGACGAGCAGCCGGACTATGAACTTTACTGGAGGTAGGTCTCTCTTTCCTCTTGGGTCGTGGAGATTAGAGAATGGTGCACATGATCGATTCCCTCTCCCTGCGGGAAGGAATGGCTTCAGAAAAGAGGTACCGCAGGTCCCAAAGGACAGAGTCATTATCCTCAGTGCCAGGCGGAAGTGGACTTTTAAGCACCATTTGGTTATCTACTGCCTTTACCCCTTCTGTCGGCttgcctttcttctctttctccttcatgTTATCTCCTGCGCCCGGACTTTGGGCTCGGATGGGCAAAGGGGCAGACACACCTGCCCCACCAATGGCTTTCTGTGATATTTTGCTTGTCCTCCGAGAGCTTCCTCGCCTCTTCCTGGAGCCATAGGAGGCTATGGAGCGCTTCCCCACACTCTCCATCTCACACAGGCTGCAGGCCATAGCCCGGTGGAGTTCCTTGTCTTCACTCTCAGGGTAAGAAAAAGAGGAGCTGACACTTTGCGACCGTGGCAGACTCCGGATGTCCATTGGAACAGTCAGGGGCCCAGTTTGCCCCTTCTGGATGGGTTCCACCTTGGACTTCATGTTGTTGGTGAAATCTGAATGCGGCAAATCTAAAAGAAGTGtgatgggaaggagagagaaatagcAAAAAGGAGCAGCCTGTCCCCATTGTTTCCCACCTGCTGCTGTATTGCCCAGTCCCAGGACAACTGCAGATGAACTTGTGTTTTGACCAGTGCTGCACTGCAAAGCCTGCAAAAATCAAATCTGTATAGAGAGATATGTATACAaatctgggatgtgtagtttaggGAAGAGTACTTAGAATGATCAGTCAGGGAACTCTAGTATCTCTGAGCATGATACCATAGGATACAGTCATGGCAGCTAAAACAGAACCACAGTGCCATTATTCTGTAATGTAAGAGAATGGGATTGTTTAGCACTGGGAATAGAAGCATCATGGAAGAAGAAGCCTCCTGTTCTCTAACCAGGGCTTGTAACATTGATGCAAGGAGCACCCGACCACCACAAGTCCTGAGCTCAAAGAATATCTCTTTTGAGCCAATATGGTGCAGTGAAAACACACCATATTGCTTCAGTGTGATGACGATCAGTGAGGCTCAATATGATGTGGATTACCAATTATATAGCCTAATTCAGATAGATAGGCAACCTAGGAAGTGCATGCAAAATTTTcccctagtcgtgtccaactctgggggttggtgcttatctccatttctaagccgaagagccggcgttgtccatagatgcctccagggtcatgtggaaggcatgactgcattgagtgctgttaccttcctgctgaagcagtacttcttgatctactcacatttgcatgttttctaactgctaagttggcagaagctggggctaacagcaggagctcaccctgctctctggattcgaaccgccaacctttcagtcagcaagctctgcagctcagtgatttaacctgctgcaccatcaggggcttccAAGTGCATGCAAAATTCAGTGTTATTTTATGCATTCCCCTTCAAATTTCCTATCTCTTTCTATACTGCCATGACTAGCAGGCTGCAGTGTGTGTCTGTTCATGCAAGGACTAGATGGATAGTGTGTATGTAGATTATGGAAATTGATGGAGGGATTGTGTACTTAATCTATGCATTTGTGCATGGGGTGGGTAGGTAGGCATGATCTTAAGGTGCTCCGGATTCTTAAAGTACATTAAGAATGTGGGATGGTGTTGATGATCGAGAGAATATGTGATGCTCCAACCCTCACTCCTGCAGCCCCAAAGAGGAATTGGGACCCTAAGTGAGGGGAAAGGTTGCTATGTATAGCTTCCAGTGAGTCATGACGTAGGATACTCATCTCCCTCCAAGGATCAACTGATCCTAGAGTGAACTCTCCAGCAGTTCATAATTTTTTCAGAACACATTATTATATCAATATACTTTCTAGATTTGGCATCCCCCCTCTCCCCAGGATTATTTTTTCTTTGGAATCATCAGATTCAATATCTTACCATGCTCTTCTGCCACTTTGAGCTCTCCATCCTCATTGATCTCTACCCTCTCCTGCCCATGCTCAAGAATCCTGCAAAAGAGCCCAAACTGTAGGAGGAACTGAATGACACAATAGGTATTTCTTGGTGAATTCTTCCCTGATCTCCTTTCGCTAGACCTGGGTGAGCAACTGCGGCAGTCCCTGGATCTGTCTAGGATGGTAAGAACTGCCAACACTGGCAGAAGCATTTTTTTGTTATAAAACAAGGTTCCTTTATAAATCTTgctgaaacttttaaaaataaaatgaaaccagAAACAGAAGTGAAATTCCAGCTATCATTTTTCATGTATTTCTTGGATTAGGGCAGCCCACAGTGGGTGCTGGAATAAAAAAAACTGGCTGTTGACCAAATTTCAGAAGTtgtccctagaccagtggttctcaacctttgagtccccaggtgttttggccttcaactcccagaaatcccagccagtttaccagttgttaggatttctgggagttgaaggccaagatatccctggacccacaggttgtgaaccactgccctagatcaaTTTGATGAGGGAAAGAGAATTATTCAGCTGTGCTCTGCAGCATCAGAGctggttgttgttatttttcaGTCTTCCTCAGGAATGCATCAATGAAGGAATGCGTTTTGTAGGTAATAAAAAAAAGAGGAGGTGGTTTGCTAATATTATAACAGAGACATTCAAAGCTTTCCCAATAAAGGGCTGAGCTGAATAGGAAGACCAATAAGACATGCCATAAAAGAGAGCACTCTGCATGACAAATGGTAAATCTCTGTTTCCAGTGCTCTCTTGGAAGCTGAATCTAGCTGAcagctttcagatatttaaaaagaaaagagaagaaaggggtTAGCAGGCCAAAAATAATGGTCTTAATTTGCTAGGAAGTACATTTAGGTTAAACTCTCAGAAGGATTTCCAATTTATAAAAGTAGTTCAGGACACAGGAGGCTCAAAATGCCTGTGAGTCTTCATCTATTATTTGTACCATTTGTGATTGCGGTTAACAAGGGACAGAATGCACAAAAACATGTGGCGGTACATGAGAGGCTCAAATGCAATGCCTGCCATCTGTGTAATAATGGGCAGGTGGGTGTTGTTTTCCAATCCTCTTTCTTCAGCCTCACTTTCCCCTGTTCTTTCTCATGACCCCCATTTTAATGAATCCCTTCTACTACAGCAGAAATTCCACTTGTCACCTCACCTTTTTGTGGTTATCCGCTTGCCATTTATGTATTTTGTAGACGTAGAGATGGAATGGAAGCCTATTCCCAATTCAGCACCAGGGCCAAAGGTAGTGTAGAAATCTAAGGAAAAGCAGCAGCAATATATCACTGATGAGGGGTCATGGTCACTGTAAACCCCATTAAGCCAAGAATGATAAAAGAGATTTTCCCAAATGATTAATATGGTATACATTATATTCTTcaacattttacaaatgaaaactaGGACATGGTCAGAGTATGGTAGAGATGACAAAATTAttcatgaggaagaacacacaacttGGAGAGACTagtagtttgtttttcttttgaatcTACAGGGAAAGGAAAAATTCTGCCCCCATCTCTCCTTGCCCCATTATTGGTCTAATTAAATGCAAACTTTTCAACTtcatttgcagcaactgaagtaagcaaaGGATGAAGAGAGAATATTAGAGGAGAAGAGAAAATCTGGGTCATTTTAAACACAGGTTAGAAAGTTCGGCAACAGATTAATTGATCTGTTTTTACTACGTTGGGACAATTGGAGGGTATAGTAACAAGGAAAACAGaatgctggtggacaggaaaagagatttaaagatgggcttaaagctaacgtCAACATTTGtgccatagacactgagaactgggaagccctggccctcgagcgctctaactggaggtcagttgtgaccagcagtgctgtggaatctgaagatgcatgaatggagggcgaaagggagaaatgtgccaagaggaaggcacgtcaagccaaccctgactgggatcaccttccacctggaaacagattcCCTCACTGTAGAAAAACATTtgagtcaagaataggactccacagtcacctacgtatccaccgcgaagacgctacacttggagggccatcatacttggacaatgagggatcgcctaagtaagttggTAAGTAAGTAAGAAGGCTCCATAATCATTTGAAAAGCAGAGAGTTGGTGGAATCAGGGCTTTGAGAAAAGGAAGCAGGCAACATGAATAAAATAGCATTTGGAAAATcctatttgttttattatgtttcattttgttgtatggtATCCTTTTGGCCATTGAATGTTTTGcattggaaaccgctctgagtcctcttggggagatagggcggtatataaattattattattatttgaaaaatgcaGAGGATAACATCTGGAAAGGCCCACAATCAAGTGCTTGAAAAACTGGCAATAATGTACCTTCAGTAAGTGATTAGTCTTACCAGTCTGGCCTGGAGAATAGGAGCAATAAGAATATGTCCCTTCAGCTGGGTTAGTCCACTGGGACGTTCCTCCTTGTACATCTGTAAATGGGGGGAACTCATCTGGGATGGAAGGAGAAGATGGCTACATTGGATTTTGGCAATGATCTCTATTCACATAGCAATACCCATTATAATTCAATGTGGATGTTTATTACAGTAAACATCACACCGCTTCAGAAATATACAAGTCTGCAGCTAAACTATTCCAAGGCAATATTCTCTATAATATAATCTCCTGGCAATGGATAATACTATTTCAAATCAAGTACCTCTATTAGACAGAGGTGTACCACCAAGGAGTCCTAGAACCACCCTCTTGTTCCCACAGTAAGGCCCCTGTTATCATGGGAGCAGATTGCACATTGCAAAACTG
Encoded here:
- the LOC100561012 gene encoding dnaJ homolog subfamily B member 2 isoform X1: MMKTSYCPFLCSKQQQAKTKAGQLASTQNKTAPWLTITKHWTSHKQPLQMTLRKRTGLYPSSAGTPDFMFTFRDADEVFKEFFEGQDPFIELWDEFPPFTDVQGGTSQWTNPAEGTYSYCSYSPGQTDFYTTFGPGAELGIGFHSISTSTKYINGKRITTKRILEHGQERVEINEDGELKVAEEHDLPHSDFTNNMKSKVEPIQKGQTGPLTVPMDIRSLPRSQSVSSSFSYPESEDKELHRAMACSLCEMESVGKRSIASYGSRKRRGSSRRTSKISQKAIGGAGVSAPLPIRAQSPGAGDNMKEKEKKGKPTEGVKAVDNQMVLKSPLPPGTEDNDSVLWDLRYLFSEAIPSRRERESIMCTIL
- the LOC100561012 gene encoding dnaJ homolog subfamily B member 2 isoform X3, coding for MASENTAIRKRRPSPVIRKAKLASTQNKTAPWLTITKHWTSHKQPLQMTLRKRTGLYPSSAGTPDFMFTFRDADEVFKEFFEGQDPFIELWDEFPPFTDVQGGTSQWTNPAEGTYSYCSYSPGQTDFYTTFGPGAELGIGFHSISTSTKYINGKRITTKRILEHGQERVEINEDGELKVAEEHDLPHSDFTNNMKSKVEPIQKGQTGPLTVPMDIRSLPRSQSVSSSFSYPESEDKELHRAMACSLCEMESVGKRSIASYGSRKRRGSSRRTSKISQKAIGGAGVSAPLPIRAQSPGAGDNMKEKEKKGKPTEGVKAVDNQMVLKSPLPPGTEDNDSVLWDLRYLFSEAIPSRRERESIMCTIL
- the LOC100561012 gene encoding dnaJ homolog subfamily B member 2 isoform X2; this translates as MVDYYQALDIPQTASSNDIKKAYRKNALKWHPDKNPGNKEYAEKKFKEIAEAYEVLSDNYKRDLYDLYGSDGLMDLSIGTGLYPSSAGTPDFMFTFRDADEVFKEFFEGQDPFIELWDEFPPFTDVQGGTSQWTNPAEGTYSYCSYSPGQTDFYTTFGPGAELGIGFHSISTSTKYINGKRITTKRILEHGQERVEINEDGELKVAEEHDLPHSDFTNNMKSKVEPIQKGQTGPLTVPMDIRSLPRSQSVSSSFSYPESEDKELHRAMACSLCEMESVGKRSIASYGSRKRRGSSRRTSKISQKAIGGAGVSAPLPIRAQSPGAGDNMKEKEKKGKPTEGVKAVDNQMVLKSPLPPGTEDNDSVLWDLRYLFSEAIPSRRERESIMCTIL